The sequence AACAAGTCGATTGAACTAGTCAAAAGCCTTTTGACTGATGGGAAGTCTTCTTATGAGTTTTATGCATTGCTTGCATTTAACTATGATAAGTTGAACGACTTTGAAAATTCTTATAAAAATATGTTGGAAGCAAGAAAACGAAAAGTCGACGATGAAGACCTTCTTCAAGCAAGTCTTGCGATTCTAACACGCCATAAAAAATGGAAACCAGCAATTGAACTTGCTGAAAAAACCATTCCTTTATACCCACAAAACCCAGAAGTTAGATACTTTTATGCCTTAGCTCTTTCCGAAAAAGGTGCGTCCAAAACAGCACTTTCTCAAATCGAAAAAGCAAAGGCAGGAAGCCCAAATGATTTTCGAATGTTAGAGTTGGAAGGGAAAATTTATTATAATCTAAAAAATTATGACAAAGCAGATGTTAGTTTGAGATGGGCATCTTCTTTAAACCAAAATTCAGCTGAAATTTGGAACAACTTGGCTCTCGTTCAAGAATCATTATTTAAAACTAATAAAAAGTTGGGAAAAAAATCACAGGCGAACACCTATTTGGCGGAAGCAAAGGATTGTATCCGAAAAGCTTCTGATTTAAATGGCGAAAGTAATACAATCAAAGAAAATTCTAAACGGATTGTAGCACTGAACGACTTGTGAAAATTAAGTTTCATACACTTGGCTGTCGGTTGAATTTTTTTGAAACCGATGGTATGTATTCTGTATTAAAAGACAAAGGTTTTTCTCTGGCGGAAGCACAGGAAGAGGCTCAGTACATTGTTGTGAATACATGTACTGTGACAAATAAAGCTGATGTAAAAAATCGAAATATCATCCGCAATGCCATCCGTACAAATCCTGGTGCCAAGGTATATGTCACTGGTTGTTATGCGGAGACTGATAAAGAAATTTTACAAAATATCCCCGGAGTATTCGGTGTTTTTGGGAATTCCGAAAAAAGTGCCCTTCCTTACAAAATCTTAGAAGATTGGGAAGGTAAGGATAGTTATCCAGAAAAAACACTCGATCGTTTTGCTTATTCCGATGTTCTACCAGAAGGTCATACTCGTTCTTATCTAAAAATCCAAGATGGATGCAATCGGAAATGTTCTTATTGTAAAATACCTGCGGCTCGTGGAATTGGTGTTAGCCGAAATTATAATGATGTTTTAGACCAGGTCCGGTATCTCCAAGACAATGGGGTTGGGGAAATCCAGTTAACAGGTGTTAATTTGGGTTGGTACCGGTTGGAAAATGGCGAAAAAGGATTTCTCAATCTTTTGGAAGATATTCTAAAGATTTTAGAATATTCTAGAATTCGCCTTTCTTCGATTGAACCACCAGATGTGGGTTCCGGTTTGTTGGACTTAATGAAACATCCACGGTTTTGTAAATTTTTGCACGTTCCCATCCAAAGTGGGAGTCGTAAGGTTTTGAAGGATATGCGAAGGACTTATCATCCTGATGCATTTCGTACCAGGATCGAACTTGCCAAAGAAAAACTCCCAAACTTGTTTTTAGGAACAGATGTAATTGTTGGATTTCCATCGGAAACCGAATTAGAGTTTCAAGAAACAAAGGATTTATTGGTCGAACTTGGATTTGCAAAGTTACATGTATTTCCTTATTCAGTTCGTAAAGGAACTACTGCTGAAACCTTTGGAGATCCAATCCCTGGTGATGAGAAAAAACGCAGAGTGCTAGATTTGATGTCACTTAGCTCCACACTCCATACAAAATATGCAGAATCGGTCATAGGGAAAACCTATGAAGCCATTCTCGAAAGTGATGGCAGATTAGTGACTGATAATTATTTGAAAGGACGATTGGAAAATTCCAGTATCTTTCATACTCTACAAAAAGGCCAATTCGTTGATGTTAGGTGCTTGGAATACAAACCCGCCAAAGACAAAGAAGGTGAGTTCGTTTTCGGTTTGTCCCTTTAGTTTTTTATAGAAAAAGAATTTTCAAAAACTTTCGATCATTGACTATTAGGTCATCATGGACCGCAAAAAGTTATCTATCATTGGTTTTATCGTTGTAATGGTTCTAATCGTTACAATTTACCTTTTTTTTAGAAATTCCCAATCCAATCGATTGAAAATCGAAAAAGGATCTTTGGTAGAAGCCGTTTATGCTTTGGGAACTGTGAAACCAGTGGAAAGTTTTAGTTTAAAGTTTGGAATTGCTGCTTCCGTTCGAGAAATTTTTGTGGAAGAAGGCCAAATGGTCACAAAAGGGCAAGCCCTTCTGACCAACGATTCAGGAATCACCTTTCGATCTCCATTTACTGGCACCTTAACAAAGTTAAATGTTGCTAAAAATGAAACAGCAATGCCTGGACTTCCTCTTTTGGAGATTCAGAATTTAAAAGAAGTATATATTTCAGTATCATTGGACCAAGAGTCGGCTTTAAGAGTCAAACCAGACCAGGCAGTCCAACTTAGTTTTGAATCCATTCGTGGAAACGTTTATAAAGGAAAAGTGGAAAGAATTTATCCATCCAATGGCCAGTTTTTAGTACGCATTGAACCTCATGAACTCCCGCAAGGGATTTTACCAGATATGACAACCGATGTTGCCATCGAGGTTTCTTCAAAAGAAAATGTCATATTGGTTCCGTTAGTTGCCGTGGATCGAGGGAAATTAACTCGTTTTCGAGATGGGAAACGTGATAAGATAGAAATTCGAATTGGGGCAATCAATTCTGAGTTTGGGGAACTCATCCAAGGGGATTTAAAAGAAGGCGACGAAGTATTGGTTAAGAACTAATATGTTGTTTCTTGCCATTAGACAAATTCTTTCGAGACCCCAACAATCAATTTTAACATTGATTGGGATTGTTTTGGGTACTGCAGGTTATATTGTATTCTCTGGAATTATGTTAGGATTCCAGGCAGTCATTACTGACCAATTGGTGAATTCGGATGGTCAAATTAAAATTTCTCCGAAAGACGAACTCATTACGGAAAGAACATTTGAAGATGTTTTTTTTCAAAACAAAATGGTTCGTTGGTTATCTCCTCCATCGGGGCGGACTGATAATTCTCGTTTAACCAATGTTCTTGGGTGGATGGATAAACTTTCGAATGACCACAGAGTTGTATCCTTTGCACCACAGTTAACAAAAGAAGTAATTTTTGTGAATGGGAAAGCAACAGCACCGGCTCGTTTTGTTGGAGTTGATCCGACTATCCAACCCAAAGTCACCAATTTGAGTGATTACATTGTTGAGGGAAAACTTGCGGATTTATCTAGAGGAACTTCCCTTGCCATAATGGGAGAAGGAGTTTTGAATAAACTAGGTGCAAAAATTGGAGATACTATCTCTGTTTATATTCCTGGAACTGATTTGATCCCTGTGAAAGTTGTAGGAGTATTGAGTACCGGGAACCGATTGGTTGATGATGTCACGGTATATTCTTCTTTATCCTCTGTCCAAAGTATTACCAAATCAAGTGGTGAAGTCTCACAAATAATTGTAAAAATTAAAGACATTCGGTCTGCAGCAGCAATCGCCGAGGACTTTCGTTACTTTAGCAAAGATAAAGTGGAAAGTTGGGATGAAGTTAACGCAAGTATACTTCAAGTCTTTAGGACTCAGGATATAGTGCGAAACTCAACAACATTTACTATTATTCTCGTTGTAGCATTTGGAATTTATAATATTCTAAATATGGTTGTGAATCAAAAGAAAAAGGAAGTGGCCATCCTTCGTTCCATTGGCTTTGATGAAAAAGATACAATCCAACTTTTTATTTTCCAAGGATTGTTTTTAGGAACACTTGGCGCCATCATCGGTATTTTTGTAGGAATTTTAGGATGTTATTATATTGATGGAATTCCAATTGGAGATCCAAAACACAATTCAAAAGCCCTGATGAAAACAATGATGATTTCTTGGGACTGGATGATTTATATAAAGGGTTTTTCAATCGCAGTTCTTAGTGCGTCGATTGCGAGTTATATTCCTGCTCGTATGGCAAGTCGTCTTTCTCCTGTAGATATCATTCGAGGAGCTACTTAAATGTTAGGAATCGAAGCCACACATATTTTTAAATCTTTCGGAGAACCACCTCAAGATGTATTGAAAGATGTATCACTTGAGATTGCAGTTGGAGATTTTGTGGCTCTGACTGGAAAATCTGGATCGGGAAAATCAACCTTACTTTATATCGTGAGTGGTTTAGACAATCCAACAAGTGGCGATGTAAAATTGAATGGAAGTTCCCTAGTGGGTATGGGAAGTAAAGAAATTCACACTTTAAGAAATTTATCGATAGGTTTTGTCTTCCAATTTCACTACTTACTTCCTGAACTCACCGGCCTTGAAAACATAACCATGCCTGCAAGAAAAACTGGATCACATAAAATGATCGAAGAGTATGCTTTGCATTTGATGGAAAGTTTTTCCGTATTACACTGTAAGGATAAGTTTCCAAGCCAAATGTCTGGTGGGGAAGGCCAGCGGGTTGCCATCGCACGTGCTCTCGTTCAAAAACCAAAGTTTCTTTTTGCTGACGAACCAACGGGGAATTTAGATACAGCTAATGGAGATAAGGTGATGGAAATATTCAAACGGATCAACAAGGTGGATGGTACCACCATTCTATTTGTCACTCATGATCCTGATTATGCTGGCCTTGCTAGCCGTCGTGTTCATATGATTGATGGTAAAATTGCAGAAATTTCTTAAAAATTCTGCTATATTGGTTTATTTCCGATTCTATAGCAGATATTTTCTAAAAAAAATGATGTTTTCGAGCGTTCATCGCCAAACTTGGTAGAAGTATGTTTGAACACTTTGAAACTGACGCCATCCGCATCCAAACCAAACGAACCGGGGAAAAAGAACATTCCACCCCACTATTTTTAACTTCTAGTTTTGTTTTTGATGATGCAGAACATGCAAGGGCGCTGTTTGCAGAAGAAGTGACCGGCAATCAATACACAAGATTTTCTAATCCGAATACAACCGAGTTAATTGATAAGTTATGTTCTTTGGAACACACAGAGGACGGAATCGCTACGGCTTCGGGAATGTCTGCTGTTTTTACTTCTGTGTTTGGCCTGGTTAAGTCAGGGGATCATATTGTATCTGCTCGCGCCATTTTTGGATCCACTCATCAGATTTTTGCGAACATATTGCCACGATTTGGAGTGACAACTACTTACGTTGATATCAACAAACCAGAGTTATGGGAACCTGCTTTCCAAGAGAATACTAAAATCGTTTATATAGAAACACCTTCTAATCCAGGCCTTGATATTGTAGATCTGGCATGGGTTGCAGCATTATGTAAAAAGAAAAAAGCAATTCTTATAGTTGATAATTGTTTTTGTTCTCCCTATATCCAAAGGCCTGCTGATTTTGGAGCAGATATCGTCGTTCACTCTGCTACTAAATATTTGGATGGGCAAGGCCGTGTGATCGCAGGTATTATTTTAGGCAAAAAAGAATACATCCAACCGATTCGTTATATGGCCCGTAATACTGGCCCATCTTTATCTCCGATGAATGCATGGATCATTTCGAAAAGTTTAGAAACTCTTGCTGTGCGTATGGATAGACATTCTGAAAATGCAATGAAGTTGGCCGAATTTTTAGAACAATCACCCGATGTGGAATTAGTTAGGTATCCTTTTTTACCGAATGATCCTGGTTATGCGATTGCAAAAAAACAAATGAAATCGGGTGGAGGAATTGTTTCCTTTGTGATCAAAGGTGGAGTAGATAGAGCAAGAAAATTTTTAGATGCTTTAAAATGGTTTTCTCTCACTGCCAATTTGGGAGATACAAGAACCACTGTGACCCATCCGACTTCAACGACTCATTCTAAACTAACGGAAGCGGAAAGACTTGCGGTAGGAATTTTACCTGGACTCATTCGAGTGTCTGTTGGTTTAGAACATATTGACGATATTATTGCGGAAGTGAAGCAGGCACTCGCCAATTCAAAGTAAATAATAGATAACGAGAGTTCTTTTTTTCTGATAAGGACTCTTGCAACATCTTTTTAGTTTGTTTGGAGATGATGTCAGCTTTTGTAACCAACTGCTCTTCAAAACTACGAACATATTGTTCATCGGGATTTACTTCAATTTCCCAAAGAAATTCTTGGATTTTATTTTTAGGTAAATAATCAAACTGAACCATTAGAGTTCCATTTGGTTTGATCCTTGTATCAAAGTATTCTTCATTCAAATCGGTGTTCACATATCTACCCACAATCGATTCATCCAAAAGAATTCTATTTTTTTCCTTTGTGATTGCATAAAAACGTAAATAGATCTTCGGAACTACATAAGTAGGAAACATATGACCAACGCCGATGGATTTGATTTCAGCTTTTACTGAATAAAGTCCATTATGTTCTATGATTTTCCAACTTGGCAAAATCGAGTTTTGAACAAAGGATTTATCATGAATCCCTTTCCAGGAGTGTTCCCTGTTTGGCATATGACAGTTTTGGCATTGTACTCCTTGTTTTGCAAAAGGGCTTTTTTCCCATTCGGAATACACTTCCATCAGTTTTTTCCCGTTAAGTTTCACTCCTTCTTCTTTACTTTCATGACAAGATTTACAAAACTTTGATGATTCAAAATCTTCTTTCACAATATAACCGTTATGTGGAAGTTTTTCGATTGGAATATCCTTGTTTGATTCTATTTTTAAGTTTGATTTTGGCGGTGGTCCAAATCGAATTTGGTTTCTGATATGACAAGAGGCACATAGAATCGAAGGATTTTTAATTCCATTTGGGAAGTTATGGGATTTTGAGCTGAGGATTTCAGGAGTTAAAAATTCAGTCGCAAGTTCTGATTTAGTCTCAGGAAGAGGTGAGTGGCAGCTAAAACAAGATCTGTATTCCTCAGATTTCAGAATTTCTTTCTGCCATAAAAAACCTTTGCCAATGGATTTTGCGTGGAAACTATTTTGCCAATTTTGGAATTGTTCCGTATGGCAAGTACCACAAGCATTTGGATCCATATTCTTTTCTAATGGAGAAAAATGCGAAGGAGGTTGCCCTTGTATTTGGATGGGATGGTTCCAGTGAGACTCCAAAAAATTTGAGTCAGAACAACTTACGAACATTGGGACTAAAATGAGAATGTTCGTAAGTTGGAAGTTCAGATATTGCATACCTATTCGTAAACAATACGATAAGGATTATCCCCCGCAAGCATTTCCACCGCCGCCGGAAGGTGCACCACTGCCACCAGACGATCCACCAGTAGAAGTTCCTCGTAAAAATGCCTTGTCTTCAGTTCTCAGTTTGTTTGCTGTTTTTGAATATTGTCTTGAGATATCCAGTTGGTAATTGGGAACATTGTTGTCTGCATTTGCTGTATTACTTTCCGAAAGTGTAACAATGTCTGTCCTCCAATAAGAAGCCGGCTGTGTGATGGCACTTGGGCTTGATCCAGAAGGCGGAGTTCGAAGTCCCAGGGCACCAAATTGTTTCCATCCTCCTTCATATAATCTTGTTGGTTTGCCAAGAATTTGGTGTAACACAAACCAAACTAGAGATCCTTTGTTTGCGTCTTCCCCATAAACATAGATTTGTTTGTTCGTTGGGTATCCTGTATTGTTTAGATACGTTTGGAGTTGGGCAAAGGATTTGAATTGGAAGGTTGTTCCGTCATACAAATCGGTAGGGATCAAATTTGTCGCAGACTTCACTCGTCCTTCATAAGTAACCACGCAAGTATTCGTAACAAATGTTGAATTTGTTTTAGTTGTACAGTTTGCATACTTAGATCCAGATGCAGTCGAGTTGGTAGTCCCCGTATAAGAAGCATTTGGTCTGCCATCAATTAGAAAAAAACCTTCTGTTGGAATTGGATCTACCTCTTCCAGATTTGTGTTCCCATTTTTAATGGCATGAATTAAATCTCCAATTGTGAGTTGCAAAACAGTATGGTCCCGGTAAAGAGTTTTGATACTCCCTGCTCGATTGCTATTAGCATACGTATAGGATGGAGTTGTAAATATACTCCCTGCTACTGTTAGATCTGCAATGGAACCATTTAGAATGGCTAACCTTTCTTTTGGAAACCCCCAATAAAGTAAGGAATAATAAGCAAAAGTTGCAGAAGATAAATTGGTTAGCGAAGATGTATCTTGTGCAAATACAACATAATCAATCGCAGGATCAATTCCATATATGGCAAAAAAATCAGATATTTTTTTTCCTTTAGGAACAATTCCATCAATTGATAACACTCCGTCATCTCTTGTGTCTGTCAGTAATTCAGGTAAATTTGCAATTGGATAAGCGAAGCTTTGTTTTCCATCAAAGAAAACATAACGCCCACTTGCGACACCTGATGTTTGCACCTGAAAAACAATCAAATTTCCAGATACTCCAACAGGTCGATTGTTACTCCAATTGGATAAAAAACGAGAGAACTTAGTTGATGTAATGAGTCCACTTTCATTTGCATTATAATCAGAATTGGATAAAGTTGCCAGTTCTCCAGGTGAATAAATTCGAAATAAAAAAGGAGTTAAGTCTAGTTTCATACTCTGTGGTAAAAACAGATATTCTGGCAGACCTTTACAACCAAGTATTTGGATGAATAAAACAGTGAATATAGCTAAGTATTTAAGTTTCATTGATAACCTCAGAGATTGTATGGTAGTGTCGCAGCAAAACCAACAGTTTTAAGTCTAGCTGTGTTATAGCCGGCGATTGTTTCCGAATAAAATAGGGTATAAAAATTTCCAAAACTGTCTGAATAACTCAAACCAACTTCAGCATTATGGAAATCTTCTTTTCTTCCCCATGCGGGCCGTTCATTTTGTACGTAAAGATCATATGGATTGATTCCGTAGATGGATGGTTGCGGATAACGAACCATATTCAATGGAGGCTGTTGCCTTGGATCGGCATACGCATACCCTCCTTGTCCAACTTGTCCACGAAGTCCTACCGTTAAAAAAAGCGATTCGAAAAATCGTTTATAAATCGCAGAGTAGTAAAGAATATCATCTGGAACTGGATTCTCACGTTTACGATAGGAAAATTCACCTAAAGAACCGAGTCCCCATACTCCAAAATCTTTTGCTAAATAGAGATTTACTTCTCCGCCACTTGCACCATCTCCAAGTGATTGCGGGTTACGATCATAATCTCCTCGTTTGATTCCTCCAACACGAAGAGAAATTGTGGGCATCCATCGGTATTTCGAATCGAACTCGTCTAGGATTTTGTAACGGAGTCCAAATCTTGTATCCATAAAGCCATATTTATCTGGAACATCTGGGGTTTGTTGTAACCCTAAATATCTGTTAAATACTCTATGTCTTCCAAGTTTACCAAAACCTAATGTTAAATCTGCGGTTAACCGATCAGTAATCCCGTATTCTAAAGCTAAGTTTGATACCGCTAAATGAACGTTATCGTCATACTTCGCTTTTTGTCCGGCTAAAAAGGCGCTGTCGTATTCGGAATGAATGAATACAGGACGTACCCAAAGTTGTCTTTCATAGGGAGCCCAAGCTTGTTGTGAATAGATACTTGAGCTAACAAAAAAAGTAAGAAATAAAAATGATTTGATATAGTTGAAGTAGGGTTTCATGTATTATTCCTTCTTTTTGTCTGGAAATTTCACATTGAACCGAATTTGGATGAAATATTCGAGGGCCTGGAGTTGTTCTTCCGTTAATTTTCCGGCAAAATCAGGAAGATTCACTCGTCTTTTTTCTGTATTTGGTAGACTACCTTGTAAGTATTCTAAACGTTCTTCTTGTTCAACCAATTTAACATTTGTTTGTTTTTCTAAGGTAATGTCTTGGTTGTAGACTGCTTTTCCAAGATGGTATTTTTCTCTATCTTGGCCTTGTGGAATGTTTGCGATCCCACCGCCACCAATTCCACCGGATGCACTTAATGCTGTAATGAGTGTTAACTGAATAAATATAATTTTTGATAAGTTCTTCATATAACTTTCCCTGTTGTATCGATTTATTTATTTTTTAGAGGGAAGTTGGAACATCCCTCTAATCTTTTTTAAAAGTTTTATCGTTTGTATGCTTTGTCTTCTTCCACAATCTTTCTTGAAGTTGTTGCGAAAGTATTCAAATTAGTAGGAAGACTTGGATCAACATCTCCAGCTACATTGTAGGTAATCACTTCTGATAATTCTGGTACATCTGTTCTAAACGGAGAATCCGAAGGTAATTTTGGTGCAGGTCCTCCACCAGTCAAACTACCCCATTCAATCCAACTTCCATCATAGTATGTAGAAGGGTATCCGAGGATAGCGATGTAAGAAAATCCAGTCACCTGTGATCTGTTATTTGTTCTGCAAAGTTGGATCGCAGTTTGTCCTGCTTGGTATCCTTTCCCATCATAATATGCTTTTAGAGTCGCTTTTTGCAAAAAACGAAATTCTGTGTCGAGTAAATCAGTCCACTTTACTTCTTTTGCACCTTTGATTCTACCTTCAAAACCAACATATTTTCCAGCTACTTCGGAAGCTGTACTTTTGATCACACCATTGTATTCATTGCTTGTTCCCGAAGAAGATCGTGCATCAGAAATAAATACACTAGACGAAAGGCCAGTAACAGTAACGTTGTTAGGTGCCTTTACCGCTTTAATGACGTCTTCCAATGGCAACATAAGAATTGTATTATCTACTCTGAGTGAACGAACAGAATAACGATTTGTGAAACCCGGAGGTGTATTTGTAGTTGAGCTGAAAGGAACAAAATTTCCATCAGTGACTGCAAGTCGAGGGAGTGTTCCATTGAGGAATGCTAAGTTTTTTGCATCAAATCCCCAATAACGGAAAGTATAAAATCCTCTGAGTGTTCCTTGGACGTGGCTATTGGCATTGGCAGAAGAAACAAAAACTACTAAGTCATTGATTGGATCAATTCCATAACGATTTAATATCGAATCAACTTTTGCTCCGTTTGCAATGATGGAAACAGTATCACTAAGTCCACTATTTCTTTTTTGACTAAATCCATCACCGCCATCAAGAGCACTTGCCCCATCAGCAAATGTAAAACTATAGACAACAACATCGTTTCCATTTCCGGCGATGTATTCTTTTCCGACTGTGGCACTGGCACCATTTTGCAGGATAACCAATTTACCGTTGATACCAGCAGGTTTTGTTCCCGCCCAATTGTTCACCCATTTACCTAAAGTTGATGGAGTGATGAGGCCATATTCGTTTAGATTGTAATCATCGTTAGATTCTTTGGCTAACTCTGCTGCGCTGTTGACCTTGATTCCTGAAGAAAGGGCAAGTGCTGCTAGGAGTAAACTTTGGGTATCGTTATTCTTATTGGCTCCACCGCAGGCTCCGATGAACCCCGCGGTAATAAGAGCAATCAGTTTGGAAACTAAATTGGTTTTCATTTGTAAATCCTTAGATTGAATTCCCGTTTTTTCTCTGTAGGGGTTGCACCAGAGACAAAAACAAGGTAAGGTCAGTCTGAAAAAGAGGGAGAAAACCAAAAACCGATTATCTTATATATTGAATATAAAATCCTATATAACGCACAAAATATTCTCGGGATGTACATTCTTTTGGACCCCCTGTTTGGGAAGAGAAAGAAGGTCCATAAGTTCCTATGTTTTTTTTATCTTACCTTTTTTGAAGCGATCCAAATGAATTTGGATTCTTCTGGGGATTCATTTTCAATCGATTCCAATTCTGAAATTGGGAAAAAAGCACTGTCCGATGTTTCTAAAAATAACTCTTTTGTTTTTAGTTTAATTTTGGATTGTCCGCTCACTTGGTAGATTTTGATATCAAATGCCGTTGGCAAATGTCCGAATTGAGTGAGCTTCCCAGTGGCCAGTTTCCATTCGACAATGCTCAAACGGTCTCTTTCTTCCTGGTAAAAAACGCGAGATTCTGCTGTGTTTTTAGGGGAAATCCAACGTCTTCCTTCGTTTGCGCCAATAAACCTGGGAGATTGTGCAAATAAATCAGGAATCATTTCTCCAATGGGAATCCGGAGTGATTTGGATAATTTCCATAAAATTCCAATGCTTGGAGTGGTTTTGCCCGACTCTATGAGTCCGAGCATTCCTCGACTTACGGTTGATAGCTGAGATAGTTTTTCCATTGATAACCCTAACTCAAGCCTTCGCCGTTTTAAGGTTTCTCCAAGAACAACCGTCAAAACTTCGTCTACATTTCTTTCGTTTTCTGTTGTGGCCGAAAAACTATCAATTTCTGTTTCCATACCCAATACTTCCCTTTGGGGCTATGTTTGATATATTGGATAGTTTGTAAAGTAAAATGAATATTTGTTTAAAATACCACAATAGACAGAAAACGGATATGAGGGCTTCGGCAAGTAGGATTGGGTCTGGGATTTCATAGAAATAAGTGAAATCTTGTCCCAGTCGAACTTTGGTAAGGTAGGATAGTTGTGGGACCAAAACCAAAATCCAAGGGAGGGTGGATGGATTGGGAGATATTAAAATGATCGGGAGAAGAACCAAAAAATACCAAGGATTGGATACGGGAAGTAGGGATAAAAATAGAAAACTATACACAAAATACAAATTGTATTGAATGAAAAATTTTTTAAACTTTTGGATTCGATTTTTTTTCTCTAACGAAAGAAATACGTATGCAGTCATCATGATCAATTGGATCAAAAAAGGAAAAACTTTAAGGTCTGCTACTCCGAATAATCTCCAGAATGGTTCATAAAACTGGTTGAATTTGAAATTTGCACCAAATTTAAGTAAGTTGGTTGTTCCAAAATCAATTGTGTTTGGAAAAAGTATATAATAGATAAAAAAGAAAATAAAAAATCCAAGAAAAAAAGAAAGGGTATTTAAAATCCAATCTACAATTTGGTTTTTCCAGTTTTGGATTTTCATTGTAACAATTAAATAAAACGAATAAAGTAACGAAAATATTTTAACATGAACTCC comes from Leptospira mtsangambouensis and encodes:
- a CDS encoding efflux RND transporter periplasmic adaptor subunit, whose amino-acid sequence is MDRKKLSIIGFIVVMVLIVTIYLFFRNSQSNRLKIEKGSLVEAVYALGTVKPVESFSLKFGIAASVREIFVEEGQMVTKGQALLTNDSGITFRSPFTGTLTKLNVAKNETAMPGLPLLEIQNLKEVYISVSLDQESALRVKPDQAVQLSFESIRGNVYKGKVERIYPSNGQFLVRIEPHELPQGILPDMTTDVAIEVSSKENVILVPLVAVDRGKLTRFRDGKRDKIEIRIGAINSEFGELIQGDLKEGDEVLVKN
- a CDS encoding tetratricopeptide repeat protein, producing the protein MKHLIYAFAVTCLLVTSLYSQEKEQVGSAYFQAVDEYKVKNYNKSIELVKSLLTDGKSSYEFYALLAFNYDKLNDFENSYKNMLEARKRKVDDEDLLQASLAILTRHKKWKPAIELAEKTIPLYPQNPEVRYFYALALSEKGASKTALSQIEKAKAGSPNDFRMLELEGKIYYNLKNYDKADVSLRWASSLNQNSAEIWNNLALVQESLFKTNKKLGKKSQANTYLAEAKDCIRKASDLNGESNTIKENSKRIVALNDL
- a CDS encoding multiheme c-type cytochrome, with protein sequence MQYLNFQLTNILILVPMFVSCSDSNFLESHWNHPIQIQGQPPSHFSPLEKNMDPNACGTCHTEQFQNWQNSFHAKSIGKGFLWQKEILKSEEYRSCFSCHSPLPETKSELATEFLTPEILSSKSHNFPNGIKNPSILCASCHIRNQIRFGPPPKSNLKIESNKDIPIEKLPHNGYIVKEDFESSKFCKSCHESKEEGVKLNGKKLMEVYSEWEKSPFAKQGVQCQNCHMPNREHSWKGIHDKSFVQNSILPSWKIIEHNGLYSVKAEIKSIGVGHMFPTYVVPKIYLRFYAITKEKNRILLDESIVGRYVNTDLNEEYFDTRIKPNGTLMVQFDYLPKNKIQEFLWEIEVNPDEQYVRSFEEQLVTKADIISKQTKKMLQESLSEKKNSRYLLFTLNWRVPASLPQ
- a CDS encoding trans-sulfuration enzyme family protein, encoding MFEHFETDAIRIQTKRTGEKEHSTPLFLTSSFVFDDAEHARALFAEEVTGNQYTRFSNPNTTELIDKLCSLEHTEDGIATASGMSAVFTSVFGLVKSGDHIVSARAIFGSTHQIFANILPRFGVTTTYVDINKPELWEPAFQENTKIVYIETPSNPGLDIVDLAWVAALCKKKKAILIVDNCFCSPYIQRPADFGADIVVHSATKYLDGQGRVIAGIILGKKEYIQPIRYMARNTGPSLSPMNAWIISKSLETLAVRMDRHSENAMKLAEFLEQSPDVELVRYPFLPNDPGYAIAKKQMKSGGGIVSFVIKGGVDRARKFLDALKWFSLTANLGDTRTTVTHPTSTTHSKLTEAERLAVGILPGLIRVSVGLEHIDDIIAEVKQALANSK
- the mtaB gene encoding tRNA (N(6)-L-threonylcarbamoyladenosine(37)-C(2))-methylthiotransferase MtaB, with the protein product MKIKFHTLGCRLNFFETDGMYSVLKDKGFSLAEAQEEAQYIVVNTCTVTNKADVKNRNIIRNAIRTNPGAKVYVTGCYAETDKEILQNIPGVFGVFGNSEKSALPYKILEDWEGKDSYPEKTLDRFAYSDVLPEGHTRSYLKIQDGCNRKCSYCKIPAARGIGVSRNYNDVLDQVRYLQDNGVGEIQLTGVNLGWYRLENGEKGFLNLLEDILKILEYSRIRLSSIEPPDVGSGLLDLMKHPRFCKFLHVPIQSGSRKVLKDMRRTYHPDAFRTRIELAKEKLPNLFLGTDVIVGFPSETELEFQETKDLLVELGFAKLHVFPYSVRKGTTAETFGDPIPGDEKKRRVLDLMSLSSTLHTKYAESVIGKTYEAILESDGRLVTDNYLKGRLENSSIFHTLQKGQFVDVRCLEYKPAKDKEGEFVFGLSL
- a CDS encoding ABC transporter permease; the encoded protein is MLFLAIRQILSRPQQSILTLIGIVLGTAGYIVFSGIMLGFQAVITDQLVNSDGQIKISPKDELITERTFEDVFFQNKMVRWLSPPSGRTDNSRLTNVLGWMDKLSNDHRVVSFAPQLTKEVIFVNGKATAPARFVGVDPTIQPKVTNLSDYIVEGKLADLSRGTSLAIMGEGVLNKLGAKIGDTISVYIPGTDLIPVKVVGVLSTGNRLVDDVTVYSSLSSVQSITKSSGEVSQIIVKIKDIRSAAAIAEDFRYFSKDKVESWDEVNASILQVFRTQDIVRNSTTFTIILVVAFGIYNILNMVVNQKKKEVAILRSIGFDEKDTIQLFIFQGLFLGTLGAIIGIFVGILGCYYIDGIPIGDPKHNSKALMKTMMISWDWMIYIKGFSIAVLSASIASYIPARMASRLSPVDIIRGAT
- a CDS encoding ABC transporter ATP-binding protein — protein: MLGIEATHIFKSFGEPPQDVLKDVSLEIAVGDFVALTGKSGSGKSTLLYIVSGLDNPTSGDVKLNGSSLVGMGSKEIHTLRNLSIGFVFQFHYLLPELTGLENITMPARKTGSHKMIEEYALHLMESFSVLHCKDKFPSQMSGGEGQRVAIARALVQKPKFLFADEPTGNLDTANGDKVMEIFKRINKVDGTTILFVTHDPDYAGLASRRVHMIDGKIAEIS